The following DNA comes from Eleginops maclovinus isolate JMC-PN-2008 ecotype Puerto Natales chromosome 8, JC_Emac_rtc_rv5, whole genome shotgun sequence.
AAAAAAGGAAGCAGAAAGAAGAGTAGGCAGAATATTTGTGGAAATGAATAATGACCTTTAATTGAAGAACAAAAGAAACCCAAGGTACCTATGCAACCTTTAAATCAAGGAACTTTGAtttgaaacacaacaaaccCCATTATAAACAGCTGAAACCAGAGAATATTTGATACTTTTGGTCAATAAAGATAATTAACCAATTAAAACACCTATGATGAATTGTCTGCCCATTGGAAAACAAATATCAGTATCTTTCCAACCATCATTATAAGAATGGATATTGTGTGGCATAAAGCTCCTATCATTATCAGCCTATGACTCCCATCAAAGTGCTTGCTGCATTTCAGCATACAGTGTAGCTATCCGGATGCTCATCCCTCTGacactgcagctctctgaacGGTCCAAATAGAAGCGAGTGTCCTGCAGTGGAATTATTCCCAACATGACAAAAGCCCGGCTTTGTCTGTAAATGTaggtgaggagggagaggtcGATGGAGGATTAACAGCATGTGGGGGGAAGATGGAAGCCTCCCTTGGCCTCTGAAAAGCTGAACCAAACACACAATATAGACAgccacatacaaacacacacagcacacacaccaaacaaatATGGCCCACAGATGACTTAATCTCTGTTCCCTGCGGGGAGTTTTTCAATGTGGTTTCTCACTTCACCTTCCAGCCTGTCAGGAATCATAGCAGGTAGCATACACTGCTTCTCAGCTGTATTCATTAATAATACAAGTTAAAGTCTCATGAATATCATTGTTGGTCTCTTGGGTAGTACAAATCTACAACTAGAATAAAAAACTGTCTCTTTAGCAGCTCTATGTGTTCTTAccttctttttattattagcTATTCACCAATACCGTATTTGAACGAAAAATTGTCTGACGAGATAAGACAGCACCCGCCGCTCTCATCAATGCCACAAGCAAGAAACGAGATGCCATCACAATGAGAACCCTTGTGTGAGCCTTTGTTGCAATATATGCATCTCAATATTCTTGCCAATGGACAGTCGTTATCACAATAACTGTATCTAAAAATCAAAACTTTGAGAGAAAAATAGTCAATGCTTCACAGTTCTCTGAGCCAGCGGGTGAACCCTCACACTACATACAgtcttttgattaaatgttaaCAAAAGTGCATTTCTATATTACAGATGGACTGAGATGATCCACGTTCCCTCAGGGCCTGCGTGACAACATGACGTCACATTGCACAACACACCAGTCGAACCATAATCCAACTTCTTATCTCCCGGCTGAGATTGAACACGTCTATCTTTAGTGCCTTTGTTAATGTTGTGTTCCACTTCAACAGAAGAGTGACTTCCTCTCTGCATTCTACAAAGCCTAGGAAGTgggacagctttacagagagagaaggggtggggggttggggaGTGATCCGGGTGGTTTCTGTGCTCATCAGGGGGCAATGAGACAGAATCCATTATGATAGGCCTAAATAACCAGCTGTGGGGTTGGGCAGGGGGCTGCTTATGGCGGTCAGAGGATAGTTATTATTAACATGATTCAGTCCGAGGGGGGAGGGAGCAGCTGGTGTCCAGAGTTACCACTTCTACTGGGCGCAGTGACTGATCGAATACTGCACATGTGGATCCATGTCATGCGCCCACATTAAAGGGCAGCAGTGAGAATGGAGTTGCACTGTGTCACTGTTACTCTCACTGAGTAACCGTGTGTCACAGCTTTAATTTCAGGAGAAAAGACACCAAAGGGCTTAAAAACCCTTTATTCTTCAGTTCAATGATGCCTTTTTGCAGGACTCTTTGAAACAAATAAGTCTTATATGGCAATACAAACAGTAAGCAGAAAAAGAGTACTTCAAGAACATTGAATTAAGCAGTAATAAGTAAATCATATTTATATGAAGGATGCCGAAGGGTGATAGCGgcctattaaaaaaaatgtatcaaaacaaagaacaacCTAAGAAAACCTAGAAGGTCTAATGCTTTGACTGTGCCTTTAAAATTGAATggacaaacaaagaaatgtattgttattattattattagtattgttaACATCAGcaacagcaggaggagcagcagtaGTAACACTAGTAGCTAGATAGGGGTACTACGATACGTCGATATGGATCTGTGACATCATTTCGTACAATTTAACCAATTCCCCAACATTCAAAAAGTGCTTGAACATGAAAAAtattgcagtgtttttattttttaaatagttgtttCAGTCAAATCGTATATGAATCCATTTCCAAAGTTAAAAGGAATGAGCATGTTATGTTATATACGCATATGCAAATGTCTCGTACCGTTCTCAGGCCCTTGAATCGAGTTGCGAAGGTATTTTGGCAGACCTTTACGAtatcagaaaataatgaaacatcCTACTTTAAATAACTCTACACCCCTAGTAGTAGAAATTGTCAGATTTCCGGTGGTAGCAGAAGTAGTAGCAGTTGTAGTAGCACATCAGTAGTATTAAAAGCAGTAGTGGTATTAAAACTTGGACACATTCAAATCCATCGCATTAAGTTATATTGTTCTTTCTATTGCCCGTAATAAAAGTAAACGCTGTTGTGTTAGACATGTCCTCCGGATGCCTGAGTCCACTGGTCTCAGAGCAGTTTGTCAGACAGATCTGTAATCAGTCTCCCTCAGGGCAGTGATGTCATGATAAACTCAGGCCCCAGAGTCTAGACAGTCACCCGTCCTGCAGTGATGTGTTCATGAGCCAGGACAAAGAGACACTCATACACTAGAGTCATTGATTCATGTCGTGTCAATTTCACCCAGTTTTATTTGGCCACAGTGTTTGCCTTAAGGAGATTAGCTAAACAGTGATGAATGAAATGCTAAAAaagcaatgatacagttgctTTTAATCCTTTTCATGTCTTTCTGCTTCTATATAATCTAGCCACAGTGGAGAGTTTCTGATGAGTGAGCACAACATACAAGGTGCCATTGGTCTCAGGGGAGAATAGCATAccacacatttacacaccatTGGCCCTGGGAATAATTGCAATTGGAAAATAGGTTACGCTTCTTGCCCACGGACATTGAGAACTTTCAGATAGGTAGAAAACAACTCTATCGCTTGATCCTAAACACCTTTTTCATTATAGATAAGACAAAGGTgtgcaagtgtgtttgtgtgtgggtacACATGCCTGAGGGCAGCGTTGTGTGAACCCGAGGTGACGTCTAGTCTTGTTTACATAGAGCCGGTGGTTTGTATCACCACGGACGATGATTGGGTTACAGTGAATTTTGGTTGTGTTGCTGAAAAGATACTGTCACTGGAGATACAACTGTGAGAGAACTACACTGTTGAAAAGGTTTCACTTACACTCGCCGCTGTTTTAGAGTCTACTTTGATATACAGCTGATAAAGATAAATGAGGGAACAAATGGGTAGGGTGTCGGATCAAGTGGACTTTCACTTCAGGTGATTTCTTTTCCTTAATTTCCGCTGCATCACAGCTAGCACGCCGTCACCAGGACTTCACCTTTAATCTTTCTGGAAAAAGGTAACACAAGATGAGACAAGGAGTTAAAACTCTCGGGTATCAGGTGACTTTACATGCTGCTAAGTGCAGGGAGACCGACCAAAACAAGAGGAGAGATGGAACCAAGCAGACTGAATGGCTGCTCCCACTTCTTCTGATCTATAACTCACCATTAACTGATTTCGGTCAATACCGCAAATCAAACATGTAGTGTAGAGTGTGGAGGACATATTTACGTGAAGTGCAAAAACAGGACAGATTTCATGGAGAGCTATAACAACAAATAGCCAAAATAATTTTGCAGAAAGTTGTTCCTAAACCAAAGTGTTGTACAGATTTAACGGACTGTATTTAAATCAGTCTTTGGAACCACTCCCGTCCCAATTAAAGACTGACATGGGGATGGTGCAATCTGCAAAGTTAAAGGATTTGACAATTTCATCctgagggaaccatgaatacCACATTGCATGACTTCCAATAGTTTTGGAGACATTAAACTCAAATGTACAAATCTCAAACTCATATTGGCACAAGCTAGACGAAAATACTAGTTAGATTCATGTCAAACGAAGTACATTTCTAGAAAGGTTTCATGTTATGTGTGTACTGTAAGTAGGGTTGAGCACAGTACAGTAAGCTGCCCATTCATCTAGTTACATTAATTCATTCATGACTGTGCTTTAACAACCTTCTTTGTGAGGAAGCTAATCGATAGACATTCTGTCTAATGGTCTCCATCATCAATAATACAGTGAGGCTGCAAATTTGGCCTCTACAATAGTGAACATCCCAGAAAAGCTGCATGAACTAGGTATGCTTATTAATATCCCTAGGCCGTCATTTCATCCCACAACTGTACACACCTTACTCACGATGcaggataaataaaacaataaaaggatACAGATCATATGGTGCCACAATCCATGTAATGGATACTTAATGGTTTAGCCAAGATTCACACACAGGGCATAAAAAAACTTTACAACCCTCTTAAGATACCATGCAGGCGGTCCTGCCCTGAAAATGTCTGGAGGGTGGTGGCTTTTCATGGCCGCCATGCACATTTCTGGTGGAAATAAAGCTTTCAAAAACTAATGAAAGACAAATAGGTAAGCTAACCATTGCGGGAGAATTTTAAAACTCTGTCTTATTGAAGGATGGATCAGTCTTCGTTGTTGCAGTTGACATTGATATAGATATTctttaagtagaagtacactAAGATTACCAGAAGTACGGAAAAGGTTTCTCTGGAATTTTAATAGGACATTGTTCCTCAAATAATCCAAAAGATGAATACAATTAGATACAGTAACAAACCCTCAACTCCTCTGTATAACTTTGCTCGGGAAGACACAAAAGCAGGAAATTCTCAGGTTCCCACACAATCACATTTTCCTTCCTCAGCATGATGCATGCCATCTGATGGATGGAATCATCAGCGGCGGTAGTGGAGAGGTGGTGAGGTCACTGTGCACATAACGCAGCATATGCATTCACAGCACATTAACGGACAGGCTGAAAGCAAGACATGGAGCTTCTTTAGTTTCCGTAGTTGGAGTACTTTCTACAAGGAAGTGAGTGGAGGACTGAGGGACTTATGGTCCCCTGGCAAAATGATACACATCACCCCGTAACCCAGACTACACTGGTAAGCTTTAGTGTGATTCAATATAATTGTTATGTTTCAaactacaaatataaaatgtatcagggcaaaagaaaactatttttggTTGTTGACTGAGAAAGGCAAACAGAGAACTCAACTTATTCTATTTTGAAATCAAATTTGGTCACAAGAACCGACAAAAAATGGTTTGGGGAGAAGCACTTCCTGGAATGCTCCTTGGAATCAGTACCTGTAGGCACGACAATTACAAGAAAACTCAGAGGAACTATTACAAACAATGATCAAGTCTTTTCCAGGAAGTGTTGCATAAATATGCCAGTTCTTTTAAACTCCAATACAACAATGCTTTTACAATAAGGGCATTTCAGTTGTTTGAAAGAGTGCCAGAGGATTATTGagactgaaaatgtgttgaaaatgtcCCACCTGATGTATgcagcaaatataaaacattgacaGACTGCTATGAAAAGTCCCATGACTATGAATATGTAAAGTGTGCATTGACCGGTTAGACTCTTGTCCTTTCTGTCATACAAATAATCTGTGTACAAGAGTGTACAGCAGAGCGGTACATATGTGAAGTGCAGAGCCTTGAAAGAACACTGTGGTTTTTCACTTTGGAGCAGGTGTGAAATTTGGATTTACAGAGAAATGAAAGTGCATGCTAATTCAAATCCTAAATCTAAATCAAAACCTTCCACGTGCTCTTTTTAGAATCTTAATATACACTTATTGAGCTGTTTATTTGACTCAGCGAAGAACTCTACCCGTCTGTTCCTCTTTAAGGACAGCCAACATTCGCCCAAAGCCACCATGCATGGTTTAATTTGGGGATAAACGCCTGGTGTCAGGTACAGGCTCACCGCAACCGTGTGACCTTACCGTGTAACGGAGCTCAGCCAGAGCTCTGACCTCTGCTGAACGCCATCTGCTTCAGGTCAGCATGTGCATTATGGCAAATTAATCTCACTATGCCTTACATACAGGTACAAGATAGGAAATTCGGGCAAATAAACTGATAAAAAGGATGGAAAATCTGTCTTCGGTTTAAAGAGGTGTCTTGATGTTTGCGTTGACACTTATAAATGCTAAAAACAAATCGCGCCAGAAGTGCAACCACTCTTAATCTGTATCATTGTTGTGATCCCATTTTTCTGGGTTATTATTACTTCGATGATGCATAACCTAACTTACGACATTGTccatcaaataaatacagaaaatagaaaataaataaggtaCAGTAACAAGCTAATAccctttgtattgttttttcaatatgacacaaacacaggagaTTCTTACATTCGCACAAAGCAGTCGGTTTTCACACATgcaaaatatttctaaaaaaagtagtgtttttttagtttgaatctgcAGGATCATAACCCATAAACTtccttttgaaaaataaaaaaaaggtgttgttTGGCAAATGTAATAAACATTTTCAAGAGTTGTGAAAATATCCCTGCTGTTTCGCAGTTTTTGTCCGATCCCGATAATAAATAGGAACTTGAAAGGGTTTTTTTGTTGCCACCTGACCATCATTGCATTTCCGATGGAAATCTCTTTATTTACCATCAGATTCTAAATGAACATACCTCTGTGGCAGGTTCCCTTTGAAAATGAGCTTTTGGTGAAGTTGATAGCAGCTCTATTATCAGACAAGAATCCCCACAAGGATCGCTTGCATACAATGGATTCTTTGTGTACCTCCATGGCAACTCCAAAAGCTGCTCTCCACCTTGCTCACCTACTTTGCCCTTCATTAGTAGCTATTCCCACCAGTTTGTCTAAGTTCCTTCTATTCTGTGAAACCTGAGGACACTTCTGAAAAGACATATGGTCAGGCTCGGGGAGTAACTGAatacatgtaacaggattacaTAATTAGGATACAAAACCGTATTCTCTTACagtaatataaaacaaatatgtagtCAGATTGCTGGTACATCTTTAAAACATGGTAAGTAGGATGACAATGTTGTAATACGTGTAAACTGTACTATgtgatcatttgttttgttgtttatttactgcCTGGGTTTACTTAATGAAAGgaaggtttaaaaaaacaacacgaagacacatttttaaacaaaatatccaTGGTTACATGGTCCTGTTATCTAGCAAAGTCATCTTGTTGACATTCACTtccttgtatttatttgaattgcaTTTGATAATAAGGTCTTGTATCATAAAGCAATGGAAGTAATCCGTAACTTTCTTTTTACTGATTACACATGTTTTACAGGTAGTTGTAACAGATACCATTTTTAAGTAACCCCCCAAACCTGAATATGGTTTTATTGAAGTTATTAAAGTGTCTTGGAATGGTTGTTCTGCTTTTTGAACACTTCACCACAACATTTTCACAAACGTCGAAGCAACATGTTGCCACTAGCAGGACGCGAACCAGGATGTGGGTTTCAGTCAGCAGCACcaagcaaacaacaacaacagagctgGTATCATGTGGAGGGTGGAAACACACCCAGCACAGCACCACCAAAACCCCTAATGACCGCACCAACACGTCGACCGTTGCAAAAATGAGCCCTAAAAATCTTCTGAGAAACAAAAACGCGACTGACATCTAGCTTTGTGTTCTTCCTCGTGTCCAACATGAAAGaggttttaataaagtttattcACATTGAGCCTTCGTCGCGCGCTTCACTGACTCGTCAAAGACACGCTGGCAACATTTCCTCTGTCTAAACATGTTGAAGAAAAGCTTCTTACCTTTGTACTGCAACGAGTGGCCGGTTCGTACTTTCACATTTCCGCTAATAGACTCCCCCGGACCATAGACCACCTTGTTGTTGGTAAAAGTGATATCAAATTCTTGAAGCTTTCCCATGGCTCCGCTACTCCAACGCTCTGCGTCTCTCTGAAACAGCGGAGAGGCGATGCTGCGCGCTCACCTGCTGCCGCgagccaccccccccccaccaaacCCCAACGAGACCAGTGACGTCACTCCAACAACCAACTGAAAGGAATGGGAGGGATAACTGTCTTTTCTTAGATATAAACATGtgtattagtttgtttgtttcaaaatCACTAGTATCTCAAAACATACATGTTACCATTAAATAGCCCTACAACTAATTACTTGTTGGACTATGCCGACGTTCAAATTGAGAATAGAAATGTCAATTATATAGTCAATTTCGAATATGATAAGAGGTTGAATTGAATTAATGTTTAAATTTAGGATTATATATATTGCGTTTTTCACtcataaatgcaaaataacaaaagtaaCCCCACATTTCACTGGATGTTtgtgcaaatgtaaaacaaatatattacacatttcAAACTAGTCAGCACACATTAAAAGTAATAACACTGTCAAGCTGTACTATGAACTCtccaaagacaacaaaaaagggTTGTATCGAAGTGAATATCACTTAGTCATTGTCTTTATGTGTCACTTTTTATCCCCCtgattaattgttttaataatagTCAAACATGTATACAAAGGATTTAGATCCTGTAATTGAAAGATGGATTTAGCACtcaattgttttattatgtataataatattaataataataaacctaGTGTTGCAAATGCAGTTTCATGGCGGACATAAGGTATTTTCCAGAATGTTACTTTGCactttctgaaaatgttgtaCATAAGGTTCAACCCTGATGCATAATTACTATTTTCCTAAGAATGCTTCTAGTTCTGTGAAAttcatttgagttattttgaagAAATTAATGACTATCATAATTGAATATGCTATTTTAACCCATCTCAGTTATAGCATGCTGGCATTTTCATCACCCACATTAAACATTCAAAACGTAAAACGATATTTGCAAGAACGTTACTTCCCATGTTGTATACTTCCTGTGTCTgaaagcacttcctgtttctgataGCGTTTCCTGTCTAAATGTGCAGCATCAGCAGTTGGAGCAGATATGAAAGTTATGAAGGCTGTGGTGCATTAAAAGATGACACCCTGCACGATTTTCACATGCAGCCTTCATCATGGGGCTGTTATATGTTGCatttaccttaaaaaaaaatgacatcaagCACACAGATATGAACATTATTCTCTCTCCATGCCCTCATCTCACCAGGCTCCCTATATTCCTGCTAAAAGCTCTGTTAGACAGACGTTACTATGACAACAGACAAACATCACAGTTGCCAAGTTACTGCTTGTATCCATGGAAATCTGTTGTGTGCTGGCATCTGATCTGCTCCTCAGAattcctccttttttgttttgtttactcatgttgcaaaaaaaaacctccccTCAAACAGCTTGAATACTGAGTCATTTTGACACTGCCAGGCTAAAAGTGAGAGGATCGTATGTCGGGAAGTAACGGGATGAGATGGAAATGCCATATGTCAGGTGTACTGAGCATCAGGCTGCCATAACATGACTAGACGGACTCATTCATCACTAATTTCTTCCTGCAGTCCTCTTATGTTTCTGGTTGAATGCTCCATTATTCCAAACCACATCTCATTTATCATTCTCACAGTGCCACATAGACGGCTATGGTCGTATGTGACACTTTGACCTCTCTTCAGGGGTCTCTGACTGGTGTATTACAATTGTTTAAATGTACAGacaggatgaggaagaggagagctACACCAGTGGCGCCATCTGGTGGTGTTCTGTGGTAGTGTTTTGGGCCAGATGATATTCAATTGTGTTTATTACcataaatcacaaaaaacattATCTCAACTTCTCAAAAGGACATTCTTTCAATAACTAATTGTGTTCTTAGAAGGAATAAGTtcacattttgttgtgttttttgtgaaaatTGTTATGTGGGTCCCAGTTTTGGTAGGGTGAGGGTTAAGAAGCACTTGATTTATAATGTGAATATGATGACTAAACAATAGGAAGGATTCACTATTATCTCAGATCACTCAAATCTCAACTACCTTTAAAAACCTGTGGAAGAAAATCCTTCACATCTCAATAGCCTGTTACATTAATCAAGTCTCAGACAGTATTGAATAATCATactcaaatcttttttttactttacatttgattttgcATTCTAATATTTAACCAACAAAGAAACAAGCAATCCAGACAAGTAGAGAGTattgtgtctttatttcactttaCCCAACACGTAGTAATGCTTCATAATGTACATATAGGCTCAACATAAACAAAGTGATGTCTCTAACAACATTTAGAGTAGTGTTTAGGCACCTGAAAATGTATCTCATAATAAATATAGCAACAGCATTAAACATGAATCCTTCATGTCTTCACATTTTTCACGTGTCTAACTTACAGGCAGATGTATATTTTTCTACATAGCAGGTATATTCTCCTCTTCGCTCTCTTCCCTGTCTTCTGAATGAAGCAGGCAGGTGTACGCGATGGCCTTCGTCACGGCGTACGGGTCACAGTTAGCTGCAGGCCGACGGTCCTCGAAGTAGCCTTTCTTCTCTTGACCCACCTGGCGGGGGATGCGGATGCTGGCCCCTCGGTTGGCCACTCCGGCAGAGAAGTCATGGATGCTGGAGGTTTCGTGGTGACCTGTGAGACGCCTCATGTTGTCCTTCCCGCCCCTCGGGTCATACATCTTGATGTGCATGGGGTGCCTTTTGCTCAGGTTCTCGATGGCCTGCTCAATGTATCTGTCATCGGAGgagaaagattttttttttttgatattgGATGCTGCGGAGACTGTCTATGGATGAATGTTATATATTTACACAAGTCAAGAAAGTTTAAGAGCTTTATAGAAAGGACGTGTATCCATTAATAAGTGACAACAAATATAACTTTTAAGCTTTGCAGCAAACAAAAATGAGTTTTGGAAAAGGTTTGTTTGTGCCTGATGCCTGTTGAATGCAAGTCCAATATTTACTTTCCTTTTAGCTTTATTTTGGTTCCCACCATATCCACATCTGTCTCTTTAGCAGCTAAATGTTACACTTAACCTCAGCTATGCTCTATCTTTCTCTGTCTTCCCTTTGTTGGTGAATAGGCAGCGTACAGAGGGTCATTTCTAGTTTTATAGAACATGTTTACTCACTCTAGTCCTCCTTCTTCCCTCATCAGCTTGGTGCTGACATTGGTGTGGCAACCAGCACCGTTCCAGTTGCCCTTCATTGGTTTGGGGTCCAGTGTTGCAACAACCCCAAAATCTTCACACACACGATGCAGCAGGAAGCGTGAAACCCACAGATGGTCGCCCATTTCAATACCTTCACAGGGTCCCACCTGGTACTCCCACTGAAGTAAGCAGAAGCAGCAAATTAGATTAATTAGGTGTGTTAAACAAAAAGGACGAGAAAAACGTATTCAAGTTGAAAGCGTAGTTTTAATATTCTCTTTCCACTGCGcacaaataatgacatttacCTGAGATGGCATGACTTCAGCATTGCTGCCATAGATATTGACCCCAGCGTAGAGGCAGGCTTTGTAGTGGCACTCCACAATGTCCCGTCCATAGGCGTTGTCTGACCCCACCCCACAGTAGTAGGGTCCTTAAATTGGGTGACAAAATGGGTCGCTTGTTAAGACAAAAATTAATATAAACCtgtacaaaaaaatgtgtcattaatgcCAACACTGAGAGAACTTTATTTCAACTTTTATAACATAattattttgtcacatttgCTATAAAAAATGCACTTTCATCCTGACCCTAACCCAAACCCATGAGACAACATCCGTGAAAGCAAACCAGTTGCTCCCACCAGTGCTTCtaattgcattttaaagatCCCACTTGAATACACAAAGGAAAAAATCACAGCCGACGAGGAGTCTAACAAGCTGTCAATCATGTAGGTTCACTATGTAGACAAAAGGTTTGGGACACTCctcttaatcattgaattcaggtgATTCTTTCAGTCCCATTGCCACAGGGGTATAACATCAAACACCTAACCATGCAGTGTacctttacaaacatttgtgaaagaatGGGTTGTCTAAAGAGCTCACTGAAAAGCCCAACTCGTTACACATATTCCTAACATTTTTGCTAATTGCTTAACTTCTACTACTACAACTTAAAACCCCTTTCTTAAGTATGCTTATTACCGGCTCTTTCTTGATATTTCTTCcacataaattaaaaaaggaagagaatGACAGATGATT
Coding sequences within:
- the LOC134868986 gene encoding glutamine synthetase-like, whose product is MASVSLSSRLNKAVRQQYMSLPQGEKVQVTYIWIDGTGEGLRNKTRTLDFEPKTIDDIPEWNFDGSSTYQAEGSNSDMYLIPVCMFRDPFTQDPNKLVLCEVLKYNRLPTETNHRMSCNKVMEEVKEHAIWFGMEQEYTLLGIDGHPYSWPTNGFPGPQGPYYCGVGSDNAYGRDIVECHYKACLYAGVNIYGSNAEVMPSQWEYQVGPCEGIEMGDHLWVSRFLLHRVCEDFGVVATLDPKPMKGNWNGAGCHTNVSTKLMREEGGLEYIEQAIENLSKRHPMHIKMYDPRGGKDNMRRLTGHHETSSIHDFSAGVANRGASIRIPRQVGQEKKGYFEDRRPAANCDPYAVTKAIAYTCLLHSEDREESEEENIPAM